The following proteins are co-located in the Conyzicola lurida genome:
- a CDS encoding LysE family translocator — protein sequence MTVTAALLSFAVVAALLTITPGLDTALVLRSALVQGHRLAIATGIGIISGAFVWGVAASAGLAALLRASEVAFTVLRIVGAAYMIWLGARLIYTRVIKRTDAAALASADGALPRGWWGAWSKGLLTNLLNPKVGAFYVAVLPGFIPAGANELVMGVLLAAVHGVETAAWFTLIIFGARGVRRWLERDTVRKWIDGVTGAALVGFGVRLAIVAK from the coding sequence ATGACCGTCACGGCCGCCCTGCTGTCGTTCGCGGTCGTGGCCGCGCTGCTCACCATCACGCCCGGCCTCGACACGGCGCTCGTGCTGCGCTCGGCGCTCGTGCAGGGACACCGGTTGGCGATCGCGACCGGGATCGGGATCATCTCGGGCGCGTTCGTGTGGGGAGTCGCGGCATCCGCGGGTCTCGCCGCTCTTCTGCGTGCGTCGGAGGTGGCCTTCACCGTGCTGCGAATCGTCGGCGCCGCCTACATGATCTGGCTCGGCGCCCGTCTCATCTACACGAGGGTGATCAAGAGGACGGATGCCGCGGCTCTCGCCTCGGCAGACGGAGCACTCCCCCGTGGCTGGTGGGGTGCGTGGAGCAAGGGCCTGCTGACGAACCTGCTCAACCCCAAGGTCGGCGCGTTCTACGTGGCGGTGCTGCCGGGGTTCATCCCGGCCGGCGCGAACGAGCTCGTCATGGGCGTGCTGCTCGCCGCCGTGCACGGGGTCGAGACCGCCGCCTGGTTCACGCTCATCATCTTCGGCGCGCGCGGTGTGCGGCGCTGGCTGGAGCGCGACACCGTACGCAAGTGGATCGACGGCGTGACCGGTGCCGCGCTCGTCGGCTTCGGGGTCCGGCTGGCGATCGTCGCCAAGTAG
- a CDS encoding response regulator transcription factor → MIRVLIADDEGMIRSALAALLRLEGDIDVIAECSDGLEAVEAAERLKPDVCLLDLEMPGLDGVDVAERLRRTVTTRFVIVTRHARPGVLRRALAAGVSGFLPKSREAGEVAAVIRQVAAGARYIDPEIAADALSDERCPLTNRELDVLRLGQHGETTAQIARSLLLAPGTVRNHISTILTKLSVETRQQAVIMARERGWT, encoded by the coding sequence ATGATCCGAGTGCTGATCGCCGACGACGAGGGCATGATCCGCTCGGCGCTGGCCGCGCTGCTGCGGCTCGAGGGCGACATCGACGTGATCGCCGAATGCTCGGACGGCCTCGAAGCAGTCGAGGCGGCCGAACGGCTGAAGCCCGACGTCTGCCTGCTCGACCTCGAGATGCCGGGGCTCGACGGGGTCGATGTTGCCGAGCGTCTGCGGCGCACAGTCACGACGCGCTTCGTGATCGTGACCCGGCACGCGCGACCGGGCGTGCTGCGGCGGGCGCTCGCCGCGGGGGTGTCCGGGTTCCTGCCGAAGTCGCGCGAAGCCGGGGAAGTCGCCGCGGTGATCCGCCAGGTGGCGGCGGGCGCGCGCTACATCGATCCGGAGATCGCCGCGGACGCGCTCAGCGACGAGCGGTGCCCGCTGACGAATCGCGAACTAGACGTTCTGCGCCTGGGCCAGCACGGCGAGACGACCGCGCAGATCGCGCGGTCACTGCTGCTGGCTCCGGGGACGGTTCGCAACCACATCTCGACGATCCTGACCAAGCTGTCGGTGGAAACGCGGCAGCAGGCCGTGATTATGGCGCGGGAGCGCGGGTGGACTTAG
- a CDS encoding nitroreductase family protein: protein MSAFDAVMRRQSHSKVTSAAPSRLELLPFVEAAATVADHSGLKPWRLIELRGDARVRLGAAFAEASGATGKDAEKAASKPLRAELLIAVVFTHKPSFKVPAWEQEAVASGVAHTLSLLLDEAGWGVFWRTGILTRTEPVHRMHELAPNEQLLGWLYVGGLPDKTKSDKRKRLEAGRYLTTLT, encoded by the coding sequence TTGTCGGCATTTGACGCGGTGATGCGGCGGCAGTCGCACTCCAAGGTGACGTCTGCCGCGCCCAGCCGGCTCGAACTGCTGCCCTTCGTCGAAGCGGCGGCCACCGTGGCCGACCACTCCGGCCTCAAGCCGTGGCGCCTCATCGAGCTGCGCGGCGACGCCCGCGTGCGCCTCGGCGCCGCGTTCGCCGAGGCGAGCGGCGCTACCGGCAAGGACGCCGAGAAGGCCGCGTCGAAGCCGCTGCGCGCCGAACTGCTGATCGCGGTCGTCTTCACCCACAAACCGAGCTTCAAGGTTCCGGCCTGGGAGCAGGAGGCCGTCGCGTCCGGCGTCGCCCATACCCTCAGCTTGCTTCTCGACGAAGCCGGCTGGGGCGTGTTCTGGCGCACCGGCATCCTCACCCGCACCGAACCCGTGCACCGTATGCACGAGCTGGCCCCGAACGAGCAGCTGCTCGGCTGGCTCTACGTCGGCGGCCTGCCCGACAAGACGAAGAGCGACAAGCGCAAGCGCCTCGAAGCGGGCCGCTACCTCACCACGCTGACATGA
- a CDS encoding SRPBCC family protein, which translates to MDDTTGLTKDAGWELGVRRTVDAPLEDVWEYFIVDGVETWLGDATLGNRKGDTFETSDGVRGEIRSLTAQMRLRITWQPEDWDHDSTFQVTLTPAASGTTIGFHQERLASASEREEMLAHWTSVLDTVAEELGA; encoded by the coding sequence ATGGACGACACGACTGGACTCACCAAGGACGCCGGCTGGGAATTGGGGGTTCGGCGTACCGTCGATGCTCCGCTCGAGGATGTCTGGGAGTACTTCATCGTCGACGGGGTGGAGACCTGGCTCGGCGACGCGACTCTCGGCAACCGCAAGGGCGACACCTTCGAGACGAGCGACGGGGTGCGCGGCGAGATCCGCAGCCTGACCGCGCAGATGCGCCTGCGCATCACGTGGCAGCCCGAGGACTGGGACCACGACTCGACCTTCCAGGTGACGCTGACCCCGGCCGCCTCGGGCACGACGATTGGTTTCCACCAGGAGCGCCTCGCCTCCGCCTCTGAAAGGGAAGAGATGCTCGCCCACTGGACCTCGGTGCTCGACACCGTGGCGGAGGAGCTCGGCGCGTAG